The Thalassotalea psychrophila genome window below encodes:
- a CDS encoding thiolase family protein, translated as MKQNAYIAGVGMTKFGKHLDRSLKSLASEAIYIALEDAGISKEELNAAYCGNVGAGVLQGQTCVPGQVILRDMGIGKIPVINIENACASSATAFQQACSMVTMGAYDIVLAFGVEKLFHKDKLKTFGVFSGGIDVEKNDELLAEVGEKLKALGMPVDEGAGTNRSVFIDIYVSWALDHMQKYGTTREQLAAVSAKNSYHGSMNPYAQYRDVITVDDVLNSREVVYPLTLPMCSPIGDGASATIIVSEKKAKELGMSRMVKVEASELSSGYDYAEDTGLECPKVGAEKIYNTTGISPSDLDVVELHDASAISEIMYYEYLGLCPQGEGGKLIEEGHTKLGGRIPVNTSGGLMRKGHPIGATGTSQITELVWQLRGEAGERQVKGAKLALAENGGGFIGTDVAALALTVLSK; from the coding sequence ATGAAACAAAATGCATATATTGCCGGTGTTGGTATGACCAAGTTTGGTAAACACCTTGACCGTTCATTAAAATCACTTGCCAGTGAAGCAATTTATATCGCGTTAGAAGATGCCGGTATTAGCAAAGAAGAGCTGAACGCGGCCTATTGCGGTAATGTTGGTGCTGGTGTGTTGCAGGGCCAAACCTGTGTACCTGGGCAAGTAATATTACGTGATATGGGTATAGGTAAAATTCCAGTAATCAACATTGAAAATGCTTGTGCATCTTCTGCTACTGCGTTTCAACAAGCCTGCTCTATGGTAACAATGGGCGCTTACGATATTGTTTTAGCCTTTGGTGTTGAAAAGTTATTCCATAAAGATAAATTGAAAACCTTTGGTGTATTCTCTGGTGGTATTGACGTAGAGAAAAACGATGAACTGCTGGCTGAAGTCGGTGAAAAGTTAAAGGCACTTGGTATGCCTGTTGATGAAGGTGCTGGTACTAACCGCAGTGTATTTATCGATATTTATGTGTCTTGGGCACTGGACCATATGCAAAAGTATGGTACTACTCGTGAACAACTTGCGGCGGTGTCTGCTAAAAACTCATACCATGGCAGCATGAACCCTTATGCCCAATATCGCGATGTAATTACTGTTGACGATGTATTAAACTCTCGCGAAGTGGTTTATCCATTAACATTACCAATGTGTTCTCCAATTGGTGATGGCGCATCAGCCACTATCATTGTGAGTGAGAAAAAAGCGAAAGAGCTTGGCATGAGCCGTATGGTTAAAGTTGAAGCTTCGGAGCTTTCAAGTGGCTACGATTACGCTGAAGATACTGGTTTAGAATGTCCTAAAGTTGGTGCTGAAAAAATCTATAACACTACCGGTATTTCACCAAGCGATTTAGATGTAGTTGAACTACACGATGCCTCGGCTATTTCTGAAATTATGTACTACGAATACCTAGGCCTTTGTCCACAAGGCGAGGGTGGTAAGCTAATTGAAGAAGGCCACACTAAATTAGGCGGACGAATTCCAGTAAACACCTCTGGTGGTTTAATGCGTAAAGGTCACCCTATTGGCGCGACAGGAACATCACAAATTACCGAACTTGTTTGGCAATTACGTGGTGAAGCTGGTGAACGCCAAGTTAAAGGTGCAAAACTCGCATTAGCTGAAAACGGTGGCGGCTTCATCGGCACCGATGTTGCTGCATTAGCGTTAACCGTTTTAAGCAAATAG
- a CDS encoding GntP family permease, producing MVEILVLILSLALLIWLTMRGANLIVVAPFCALILAFFSGIDIATVAEHGFTFIYMKGFTSFFASWFLVFLLGSIFGKLMEDCGAAEKVSHYIMTKVGSERAAVAVVLACAVLTYGGVSVFVVAFTSYPIALSLFREANLPRRFIPGCLAFGSATFTMTTAGSPEIQNWIPIKYLHTSPWAGWEVSIPVAIFMAIAGFIWLNKMITTAVANGENFEHRDNDPHPDERNLPALLPSLLPLFSIVVVSFLGHETLHQNALVLALLVGCILTYLLNISHFQNIEKALNDGAYSALIATGNTCAVVGFGAVAKMTPGFDIAMDFVMSLPGSGLVSASVAIIIIAGITGSASGGQSIALPELAPHYLNSGVDAGELHRVVAISSGALDSLPHNGYVVTTVRAICGESHASAYGPIFALTVILPLIGTVMAVALFGLF from the coding sequence ATTGTGGAAATATTAGTTTTAATCTTATCGTTAGCGCTATTAATTTGGCTAACCATGCGTGGTGCCAACCTTATTGTCGTTGCGCCATTTTGTGCGTTAATTTTAGCGTTTTTCAGTGGTATAGATATTGCCACCGTTGCCGAGCACGGCTTTACCTTTATCTATATGAAGGGCTTTACCAGCTTTTTTGCCTCCTGGTTCTTAGTATTTTTGCTCGGTAGTATATTCGGTAAACTAATGGAAGATTGTGGCGCAGCAGAAAAAGTATCACATTATATTATGACTAAAGTTGGCAGCGAAAGAGCTGCCGTTGCGGTTGTACTAGCCTGCGCCGTACTAACCTACGGTGGAGTTAGTGTTTTTGTTGTCGCTTTTACTTCTTATCCCATTGCGTTAAGCCTGTTTCGTGAAGCTAATTTGCCTCGACGCTTTATTCCCGGTTGCTTAGCATTTGGCTCTGCTACCTTTACGATGACCACAGCAGGCTCTCCAGAAATTCAAAATTGGATCCCTATTAAATATTTGCACACATCACCTTGGGCCGGCTGGGAAGTGAGTATTCCAGTTGCAATTTTTATGGCAATAGCCGGATTCATTTGGCTGAATAAAATGATCACTACTGCCGTTGCCAATGGTGAGAACTTTGAGCACCGTGACAACGATCCGCATCCCGACGAACGTAATTTACCTGCTCTATTGCCATCGTTGCTGCCATTATTTTCTATCGTAGTCGTTAGCTTTCTTGGCCACGAAACCTTGCACCAAAACGCATTAGTTCTTGCCTTATTAGTAGGCTGCATTCTAACTTACCTACTCAATATCAGTCATTTTCAAAATATCGAAAAAGCCTTAAACGATGGGGCTTATTCTGCCTTAATCGCTACAGGTAATACCTGTGCGGTCGTTGGTTTTGGTGCGGTTGCAAAAATGACCCCTGGCTTTGATATCGCCATGGACTTTGTGATGAGTTTACCTGGCAGTGGCTTAGTCAGTGCTTCGGTAGCGATTATTATCATCGCTGGCATTACCGGCTCAGCTTCTGGTGGTCAATCAATTGCTCTACCCGAGTTAGCTCCACATTATTTAAACTCTGGAGTAGATGCCGGCGAATTACATCGCGTCGTAGCGATCAGCTCTGGAGCCCTAGATTCATTGCCTCACAATGGTTATGTCGTGACCACTGTTCGAGCTATTTGTGGCGAAAGTCATGCGTCAGCTTATGGGCCAATATTTGCGTTAACGGTGATATTGCCGCTTATTGGCACGGTAATGGCAGTTGCATTATTTGGCTTATTTTAA
- a CDS encoding saccharopine dehydrogenase family protein: protein MSSNKPVVVYGASGYTGRLVCEFLRQYNIPFIAAGRNAEKLEKIMQNVPGIETADYEVAAVEHSVEALTELFSGAQVVCNIVGPFETYGETVVEAALNANCHYIDTTGEPAFVKTIIEKFAADFEAKGLLMAPCTAYMYTPAEICARICLEEGDIDTLEVATAGNFVPTHASTQSIYSLFSHDAQYLMNNEFVSWPAGKGYEIQVPGYAVNQIVHPWGGGTLPTVFKNDPRVRTCRQYSGTANREVMEGVIALQQDFEANFRTLPEDQQVVEMKKMVDAVPPFTPPREETLVHRSCDFAVGTGSAGGKKVVMQSTSPYTQTGMIQAATAAKLIASGTSKAGFATACEAVDYKYLLGQLKQFFPLKLTVTDI from the coding sequence ATGAGTTCAAACAAACCAGTAGTAGTATACGGCGCAAGTGGTTATACCGGCCGTTTAGTATGTGAATTTTTACGTCAATACAATATCCCTTTCATTGCAGCCGGTCGTAACGCTGAAAAATTAGAAAAAATCATGCAAAACGTTCCTGGTATCGAAACTGCTGATTATGAAGTTGCTGCCGTTGAACACTCTGTTGAAGCATTAACTGAATTATTTTCAGGTGCTCAAGTTGTTTGTAACATTGTTGGCCCATTTGAAACTTACGGTGAAACAGTTGTTGAAGCAGCACTTAATGCAAACTGTCACTACATTGATACTACTGGTGAGCCAGCATTTGTTAAAACTATTATCGAAAAATTTGCTGCTGATTTTGAAGCAAAAGGTTTATTGATGGCTCCTTGTACAGCTTATATGTACACGCCAGCTGAAATTTGTGCACGTATTTGTTTAGAAGAAGGGGATATTGATACATTAGAAGTGGCAACTGCTGGTAACTTTGTACCAACTCACGCATCTACTCAATCAATATACTCTTTGTTCAGCCACGATGCACAATACTTGATGAACAATGAATTTGTGTCATGGCCCGCAGGTAAAGGTTATGAAATTCAAGTACCAGGCTATGCTGTAAATCAAATCGTTCACCCATGGGGTGGTGGTACATTACCAACAGTATTTAAAAATGACCCTCGTGTTCGTACTTGTCGTCAATACTCTGGTACTGCAAACCGCGAAGTGATGGAAGGCGTAATTGCTCTTCAACAAGATTTTGAAGCAAACTTCCGTACTCTTCCTGAAGATCAACAAGTTGTTGAAATGAAGAAAATGGTTGATGCTGTTCCACCATTCACGCCACCACGTGAAGAAACACTTGTTCACCGTAGTTGTGACTTTGCTGTTGGTACGGGCTCTGCTGGTGGTAAGAAAGTAGTAATGCAATCTACTAGCCCTTATACACAAACGGGTATGATCCAAGCGGCAACTGCTGCAAAATTAATTGCTAGCGGCACATCTAAAGCGGGTTTTGCTACAGCTTGTGAAGCAGTAGATTACAAATACCTTCTTGGTCAGTTAAAACAATTTTTCCCACTAAAACTAACTGTTACTGATATCTAG
- a CDS encoding MFS transporter, translated as MLRIFFQSEQWHKRYSVLSLVLVALFICYIDRVMVSVASIEMQRVFSWSDTEKGFVLSSFFIGYLVMQILGGLLSNRFGAYLVFAIAVMFWSLFTLITPLAASISFSALIVARIFLGLGEGAAFPCSYRLLNDWMKKDELSRSYGLMNMSTAIGSVFSLLITGTLIIWFGWQSVFYIFGIMGLIWAYFWFKLVPNKNQNIYQSVEDNNTIKEKRSIPYKALLIAPPVLVLYFIGMVMGTIAFALASWLPSYFVDTFELSISKAGLYSILPWLVLSFIAPLTGLVADKLLHRGMASLKIRKLVTCTGMVLIIAGFYLLTFAPSLFQALALIVMIFTGLGICVTGYVPLASELFPKHSDVIYGFVAGIGSLASIFIISLTGKMLDQSNSYDGLFNLLALATACTFFIFAIFAKNKPIAINK; from the coding sequence TTGTTAAGAATATTTTTTCAAAGCGAGCAATGGCATAAACGCTATTCAGTGCTTTCTCTAGTGCTTGTCGCTTTATTTATCTGTTATATCGATAGGGTAATGGTCTCAGTAGCTTCTATAGAAATGCAGCGTGTTTTTTCTTGGAGCGATACTGAAAAGGGCTTTGTGCTATCAAGTTTTTTTATTGGCTATTTAGTCATGCAAATTCTTGGTGGTTTATTATCTAATCGCTTTGGCGCCTATCTGGTTTTTGCGATTGCAGTTATGTTCTGGTCTTTATTCACGTTAATCACTCCACTGGCTGCAAGCATTTCTTTTTCTGCATTAATTGTTGCTCGTATTTTTTTGGGGTTAGGCGAGGGGGCAGCATTTCCATGCTCTTATAGATTATTAAATGACTGGATGAAAAAAGACGAACTATCAAGATCTTATGGCTTAATGAATATGTCTACTGCTATTGGAAGTGTGTTCTCGTTACTGATCACCGGTACATTAATTATATGGTTTGGCTGGCAGTCTGTGTTTTATATATTTGGCATTATGGGCTTAATCTGGGCCTATTTTTGGTTCAAGCTAGTGCCTAATAAAAATCAAAATATTTATCAAAGCGTCGAGGATAATAACACTATAAAAGAAAAACGCAGCATACCGTATAAGGCGTTGCTAATTGCACCACCAGTATTAGTTTTATATTTTATTGGTATGGTGATGGGCACGATAGCGTTTGCGTTAGCAAGCTGGTTGCCAAGTTACTTTGTAGATACCTTTGAATTGTCCATATCAAAAGCTGGTTTATATTCAATCTTACCATGGTTGGTGTTATCTTTTATCGCACCATTAACTGGCTTAGTGGCTGATAAATTATTACACAGAGGTATGGCGAGCCTAAAAATTCGTAAGCTGGTAACTTGCACCGGTATGGTATTAATTATTGCTGGTTTTTATCTGTTAACGTTTGCACCATCACTGTTTCAAGCACTTGCCTTAATTGTAATGATTTTTACTGGACTCGGTATTTGTGTAACTGGTTATGTACCTCTCGCTTCCGAATTATTCCCGAAACATTCAGATGTTATCTATGGTTTTGTTGCCGGTATTGGCTCTTTAGCCAGTATTTTTATTATAAGTTTGACAGGTAAAATGCTGGATCAAAGTAATTCATACGACGGCTTGTTCAACCTGCTTGCCTTAGCAACAGCTTGTACATTTTTTATTTTTGCCATCTTCGCCAAAAATAAACCTATAGCTATAAATAAATAG
- a CDS encoding YkvI family membrane protein, giving the protein MITTVANKNLPMSEKPFNPMSVVRLSGAFMAYLIGSGFATGQEGIQFFVSFGINGLIGCMISFILLTYVCNILYKVGFKHGFKRNEDVFVHYCGNYVGKFLTWYTMIFIVAVYAIMLSGTGATIEQHYGLPSYIGTVLMALLSGGTLLMGLRKIVNIIAIIGPIIVAFTILISILTLVETPVTIVEGAAKVAEMDILAASNNWLMSALLYAGLMIPGLASFLPALGASAKCENDLKYSSILGPLLFVGALFLLVLALMVKVDVVNSSQIPVMALANDVLPVYASIFAIIIFCGIYTTATPLLWTVCSRFAEDKTPKYNTLVVSLVLLGLIGATLLPFAQLVNWIYPTVGYAGLVFLACAIFKNMRSYKANK; this is encoded by the coding sequence ATGATAACAACAGTAGCTAATAAAAATTTGCCTATGAGTGAAAAACCGTTTAACCCTATGTCAGTTGTTCGTTTATCCGGCGCATTCATGGCGTATTTAATCGGCTCTGGTTTTGCTACAGGTCAAGAAGGCATACAGTTTTTTGTCAGTTTTGGAATCAATGGTTTAATTGGCTGTATGATCAGTTTTATTCTTTTAACTTATGTATGCAACATATTATACAAAGTTGGTTTCAAGCATGGATTTAAAAGAAATGAAGATGTATTTGTGCATTATTGTGGTAACTATGTTGGCAAGTTTTTAACCTGGTATACAATGATTTTCATTGTTGCTGTGTACGCTATTATGCTATCGGGTACCGGTGCAACAATAGAGCAGCATTATGGACTTCCTAGTTATATCGGAACCGTACTAATGGCCTTACTATCTGGCGGTACTTTGCTGATGGGTCTTCGAAAAATAGTCAATATAATTGCCATAATTGGCCCCATAATAGTCGCCTTTACCATTTTGATATCTATTTTAACTTTAGTTGAAACGCCAGTAACTATTGTAGAAGGTGCAGCGAAAGTTGCAGAAATGGATATATTAGCAGCATCAAATAACTGGTTAATGTCGGCGTTATTGTATGCGGGCTTAATGATACCCGGTCTTGCAAGTTTTCTTCCTGCATTAGGGGCAAGTGCCAAGTGTGAAAATGACCTAAAATATTCGTCTATTTTAGGTCCACTATTATTTGTTGGTGCATTATTCCTATTGGTACTTGCACTAATGGTTAAAGTTGACGTTGTTAATAGCAGTCAAATTCCAGTAATGGCATTAGCGAATGATGTATTGCCTGTTTATGCTTCAATCTTTGCCATCATTATTTTTTGTGGAATTTACACAACAGCAACCCCACTATTATGGACCGTTTGCTCTCGCTTTGCTGAAGATAAAACGCCGAAATATAATACCTTGGTAGTGAGTCTTGTTCTTCTTGGTTTAATAGGTGCTACTTTATTACCATTTGCACAGCTAGTTAACTGGATTTACCCAACTGTTGGTTACGCCGGCCTTGTATTCCTTGCTTGTGCTATTTTCAAAAATATGCGTTCGTACAAAGCAAATAAATAA
- a CDS encoding AraC family transcriptional regulator gives MNNDSPSSYYGNISAITLALKARGIDVNSLYIQSGINIADYKDGSKRIPNNLIERFVELAIIETSPTLSFDSVNQLSPASYHALGVGLLYSENLRSFCKRYERYFTLISTMLKIRYVETDIEARLESVEDADICSLVTNFDSDCFVASTLKFLRMTMGPQYFPKKVSLIWTPPVEIQPQYFDLFGPNIEFSANKTEIYFDVNDLDKELFSANIELARESDKTVTKFLEKTATIDIESRVYAKIIEFLPSGDCSRERVADALKMSPGTLHKKLKAINTSYKELLDHICKELAQQYIGTDGLTIGEAAYLLGVSDCSNFSRSFKRWVGMSPSEYRELKFQG, from the coding sequence ATGAATAACGACTCGCCTAGCAGTTACTATGGGAACATCAGTGCCATCACCCTAGCGTTAAAAGCAAGAGGGATTGATGTGAATTCGTTATATATACAATCGGGGATTAATATTGCTGATTATAAGGATGGCTCAAAACGCATTCCTAACAATTTAATTGAGCGTTTTGTTGAATTGGCAATAATCGAAACCAGCCCAACGTTAAGTTTTGATAGTGTTAACCAACTCAGTCCCGCAAGCTACCATGCTCTTGGCGTTGGATTGCTTTATAGTGAAAATCTGCGCTCGTTTTGTAAACGCTACGAGCGCTACTTCACGCTAATTTCTACCATGCTAAAAATTCGTTATGTTGAAACCGACATAGAAGCAAGGCTTGAATCAGTTGAAGATGCCGACATTTGTAGCTTAGTCACAAACTTTGATTCAGATTGTTTTGTTGCCAGTACCCTGAAGTTTTTACGCATGACAATGGGGCCTCAATACTTTCCAAAAAAAGTATCCTTAATTTGGACCCCCCCGGTAGAAATTCAACCGCAATATTTTGATTTGTTCGGACCTAACATTGAGTTTTCAGCGAATAAAACTGAGATTTATTTCGACGTAAATGATTTAGATAAAGAACTTTTTAGCGCGAATATTGAATTAGCACGAGAAAGCGACAAAACCGTCACTAAGTTTTTAGAAAAAACCGCGACTATCGATATAGAATCACGGGTCTACGCTAAAATAATTGAGTTTTTACCATCAGGTGATTGCTCACGAGAACGCGTAGCAGATGCCCTAAAGATGTCTCCTGGTACATTGCACAAAAAATTAAAAGCAATTAATACCAGCTATAAAGAGCTGCTCGATCATATTTGTAAAGAACTTGCCCAGCAATACATTGGCACCGACGGTTTAACTATAGGTGAAGCCGCATACCTATTAGGTGTATCTGATTGTAGTAATTTCTCCCGCTCATTCAAACGTTGGGTAGGTATGTCACCTAGTGAATATAGAGAGTTGAAATTTCAAGGCTAA
- a CDS encoding alpha-hydroxy acid oxidase — protein MSSLNRCFNINDLKKKAKRKLPATMYHYMAGGADDEWSLRRNSSAFDDYQLMPNQLNDVSKVNISTKVLGCDLKMPFFLAPTGMSRLFHHDKEFAVAKAAEKMGTLYSLSTMATTSIEDIGSTIDSDKMFQIYIFKNRELTKEYVKRAKSAGYKALCLTVDTAIAGNRERDHYYGMGIPPKLTMKSMLSYMTHWQWAFNLLRNSDFKLANISHWDTSLSKGTMGLIQYVNSQFDASVTWDDVAWLCEQWDGPFVLKGSQSVLDAKKAVEVGCSAMMVSNHGGRQLDFAPAPIDCIAPIRDAIGDSLELIVDGGIRRGSDVVKALALGANACSIGRPYLYGLAAGGQKGVEKTINILSSEIERTMALLGCKSVDEINSEHLIINNHIK, from the coding sequence ATGAGTTCATTGAACCGCTGCTTCAATATTAATGATTTAAAGAAAAAAGCGAAAAGAAAATTACCAGCGACCATGTATCACTATATGGCAGGTGGAGCCGATGACGAATGGAGTTTAAGACGTAACAGTAGTGCCTTTGATGATTATCAACTGATGCCGAATCAGTTAAATGATGTATCTAAAGTGAACATCTCAACGAAGGTTCTCGGTTGTGATTTAAAAATGCCATTTTTCTTAGCGCCTACCGGTATGAGCCGCCTATTTCATCATGATAAAGAATTTGCCGTAGCAAAAGCCGCCGAAAAGATGGGCACATTGTATAGCCTATCAACCATGGCGACTACCAGCATAGAAGATATTGGCTCGACAATTGATTCAGATAAAATGTTTCAAATTTACATTTTTAAAAACCGTGAGCTGACTAAAGAATACGTAAAACGCGCAAAATCGGCAGGTTACAAAGCGCTTTGTTTAACTGTAGATACCGCTATTGCGGGCAACCGTGAACGTGATCATTATTATGGCATGGGGATACCGCCGAAATTAACTATGAAAAGCATGCTTAGTTATATGACTCACTGGCAGTGGGCATTCAACTTATTACGTAATAGTGACTTTAAGCTTGCCAATATATCACATTGGGATACCAGTTTATCAAAAGGCACCATGGGCTTAATTCAATACGTTAACTCTCAGTTTGATGCATCCGTTACCTGGGATGATGTTGCCTGGCTTTGCGAGCAATGGGATGGCCCGTTTGTGCTTAAAGGTTCACAATCGGTGTTAGATGCTAAAAAAGCAGTCGAAGTAGGCTGTAGTGCAATGATGGTATCAAACCATGGTGGCCGTCAGCTTGATTTTGCCCCGGCGCCAATTGATTGTATCGCGCCAATTCGAGATGCTATTGGTGATTCGCTCGAACTGATTGTTGATGGCGGCATCCGTCGCGGCTCTGACGTAGTTAAAGCACTAGCACTTGGCGCTAATGCTTGCTCTATTGGCCGTCCATATTTATATGGTCTTGCTGCTGGAGGTCAAAAAGGTGTCGAAAAAACAATCAACATACTAAGTAGTGAAATAGAACGAACAATGGCCCTGCTTGGCTGTAAATCTGTAGATGAGATCAACAGCGAACATCTAATCATTAATAATCACATTAAATAA
- a CDS encoding SDR family NAD(P)-dependent oxidoreductase encodes MSSITDFSGKVAIITGAAQGIGKAAAKAFAEAGANLVITDLSANVNDLAGDIINEFNVKVETLVADISKPDTAKEICDIAIEKFGRLDFAFNNAGIGGKPAHVKDLADEQWLNVININLNSVFYCIKQQVPAMLKNGGGVIINNSSVCGLRPIDGSSIEYTAAKHAVVGLTKQIAVNHGAEGIRCNAVCPGFIATPLTADQDTDWFLSRIPQKRLGTAEDIGKMVRSLCSDDSSYVNGVALQVDGGYLQT; translated from the coding sequence ATGTCTTCTATTACAGACTTTTCAGGCAAAGTTGCCATCATCACTGGTGCTGCTCAAGGTATAGGTAAAGCTGCAGCAAAAGCGTTTGCAGAAGCCGGCGCAAATTTAGTAATTACTGATTTATCAGCCAACGTAAATGATTTGGCTGGCGACATTATTAATGAATTTAATGTAAAAGTTGAAACATTAGTCGCTGATATATCAAAACCTGATACCGCAAAAGAAATTTGTGATATCGCCATAGAAAAATTCGGCCGTTTAGATTTTGCCTTTAACAACGCAGGCATTGGCGGTAAACCTGCTCATGTGAAAGACTTAGCCGATGAGCAGTGGTTAAATGTTATTAATATTAACTTGAATTCAGTTTTTTACTGTATCAAGCAGCAAGTACCTGCCATGCTTAAAAATGGCGGTGGCGTTATAATTAATAATTCTTCTGTTTGTGGTTTACGCCCTATTGATGGTTCAAGTATTGAATACACTGCCGCAAAACACGCTGTAGTTGGCCTAACTAAGCAAATCGCGGTTAATCATGGCGCTGAAGGCATTCGTTGTAATGCTGTTTGCCCAGGGTTTATCGCTACTCCTTTGACTGCAGATCAAGACACTGATTGGTTCTTATCTCGTATCCCACAAAAGCGTTTAGGCACAGCCGAAGATATCGGCAAAATGGTGCGTTCGCTTTGCTCCGATGATTCAAGTTATGTAAATGGTGTTGCCTTGCAAGTGGACGGTGGTTATTTACAAACCTAA
- a CDS encoding class I adenylate-forming enzyme family protein, which translates to MRIIDFWDQGVAYHANNQAFVDNTSKYTYGEADKEIHKIAAAIHGNGFSKGARVGVYAPNSNDAWLALLGLMRAESIWLPINPRNSVEVNVDLSDRFNMDIMFYDACFNAEVKAIAAQVPSIKAFVCITGEGEVGQSLTDFVAGQVEFHQVGEQSVNELAAIFPTGGTTGKSKGVLMNHEALETFAINWFTHFKFEENSVHLVVAPMTHSAGIMGCLHFMRGGTNVITKHVDPLSIMQDISEHKVTHLFLPPTVMYMMLAHEDIANYDYSSLQHFVVGAAPTSVEKLKEACKVFGPCMTEAYGQTEAPAAITLKAPWDYMDKDGNINEERLAGIGRPAGLNMVKILGEDGKEVARGEAGEICVKGRLVTLGYLDNPEATAEAHKKGWLWTGDVGVMNEDGYIKIVDRSKDLIITGGFNVYPNEVEQVISENAAVQECSVIGVPDEKWGESVKAVVQLKPGQTATEEELILAVKAKLGSVKAPKTVDFIDDLPRSPNGKVMKADLRKTYWSGKDRAVN; encoded by the coding sequence ATGCGTATTATCGATTTTTGGGATCAAGGCGTAGCTTATCACGCAAACAATCAAGCGTTTGTAGATAACACCAGTAAGTACACTTATGGTGAAGCGGATAAAGAAATCCACAAAATAGCCGCTGCTATCCACGGTAATGGTTTTAGTAAAGGTGCAAGAGTGGGTGTATATGCTCCAAACTCAAACGATGCATGGCTAGCACTACTTGGTTTAATGCGCGCTGAAAGTATTTGGTTGCCAATTAATCCGCGCAACAGCGTTGAAGTGAATGTTGATTTATCTGATCGTTTTAACATGGATATTATGTTTTACGATGCCTGTTTCAATGCTGAAGTTAAAGCGATTGCAGCACAAGTGCCTTCAATTAAAGCGTTTGTATGCATTACAGGAGAAGGCGAAGTAGGTCAGTCGTTAACAGATTTCGTTGCCGGCCAAGTGGAGTTTCATCAAGTTGGTGAACAAAGCGTTAATGAACTTGCGGCAATTTTTCCTACCGGTGGCACAACAGGTAAGTCGAAAGGCGTACTGATGAATCATGAAGCGCTTGAAACATTCGCTATCAATTGGTTTACCCACTTTAAATTTGAAGAGAATAGTGTTCACTTGGTTGTTGCGCCGATGACTCATTCTGCTGGCATTATGGGCTGCTTACACTTTATGCGTGGTGGTACAAACGTAATCACTAAGCATGTTGACCCATTATCAATTATGCAAGACATCAGCGAGCACAAAGTCACTCACTTATTTTTACCGCCAACCGTTATGTACATGATGTTAGCGCACGAAGACATTGCTAATTATGATTACTCATCGTTGCAACATTTTGTTGTCGGTGCAGCCCCAACTTCAGTAGAAAAACTAAAAGAAGCATGTAAAGTTTTCGGGCCTTGTATGACTGAAGCTTATGGTCAAACAGAAGCACCAGCTGCCATTACCTTAAAAGCACCATGGGATTACATGGACAAAGATGGCAACATCAATGAAGAGCGTTTAGCGGGTATTGGTCGTCCTGCTGGTCTTAATATGGTCAAGATCTTAGGTGAAGACGGCAAAGAGGTTGCTCGCGGTGAAGCCGGCGAAATTTGTGTTAAAGGTCGTTTAGTAACATTAGGTTATTTAGATAACCCTGAAGCGACAGCCGAGGCTCATAAAAAAGGTTGGTTATGGACTGGTGATGTTGGTGTAATGAATGAAGATGGTTACATTAAGATTGTTGATAGAAGTAAAGATTTAATCATTACTGGTGGCTTTAACGTTTACCCTAATGAAGTTGAACAAGTTATCTCTGAAAACGCCGCTGTACAAGAATGTTCAGTTATTGGTGTTCCTGATGAGAAATGGGGTGAATCAGTAAAAGCTGTTGTGCAGTTAAAACCAGGTCAAACAGCTACGGAAGAAGAACTTATCTTAGCGGTTAAAGCTAAATTAGGCTCTGTTAAAGCCCCTAAAACCGTTGATTTTATAGATGACTTACCACGCTCTCCAAACGGAAAAGTGATGAAAGCAGACCTTCGTAAGACGTACTGGTCTGGTAAAGATCGCGCTGTAAACTAG